In Acidovorax sp. 106, the following proteins share a genomic window:
- a CDS encoding LysR family transcriptional regulator, protein MNQSILEVRHLRTLVALRDSGSLVRAAQLLSLTQSALSHQIKLLEDRYGQPLFERKSVPPQFTAVGERLLALADAVLPQVEGAERDIARLVLGQGGQMRIAVECHTCFDWLMPAMDAFRTRWPEVELDIVSGFHADPVGLLHQGRADVAIVSEVDADEAGVDYHALFGFEIRALLANTHPLVAKPHLAAQDFADQTIITYPVPDEMLDLIRQVLEPAGVRPPRRTTELTVAMLQLVASGRGVAALPLWAVQSYLDRGYVTARPIAVGPGDKGLRGELHAACLPSLSAKPYLQDFVQVTRETSFVTLKGVELL, encoded by the coding sequence ATGAACCAGTCGATTCTGGAAGTGCGCCATCTGCGCACGCTGGTGGCCCTGCGCGACAGCGGCAGCCTGGTGCGGGCCGCGCAGCTGCTCAGCCTCACGCAGTCGGCGCTGTCGCACCAGATCAAGCTGCTGGAAGACCGCTACGGCCAGCCGCTGTTTGAGCGCAAATCCGTGCCGCCGCAGTTCACCGCCGTGGGCGAGCGCCTGCTGGCCCTGGCCGATGCCGTGCTGCCGCAGGTGGAAGGGGCAGAGCGCGACATCGCCCGCCTGGTGCTGGGGCAGGGCGGGCAGATGCGCATTGCGGTGGAATGCCACACCTGCTTTGACTGGCTCATGCCCGCGATGGATGCCTTTCGCACCCGTTGGCCCGAGGTGGAGCTGGACATCGTCAGCGGCTTTCACGCCGACCCGGTGGGCCTGCTGCACCAGGGCCGGGCCGATGTGGCCATCGTTTCCGAAGTGGACGCCGACGAGGCGGGCGTGGACTACCACGCGCTGTTTGGCTTTGAGATCCGTGCACTGCTGGCCAACACGCACCCGCTGGTGGCCAAGCCGCATCTGGCGGCGCAGGACTTTGCCGACCAGACCATCATCACCTACCCGGTGCCCGACGAAATGCTGGACCTGATCCGCCAGGTGCTGGAGCCCGCTGGCGTGCGCCCCCCGCGCCGCACCACCGAGCTGACGGTGGCCATGCTGCAGCTGGTGGCCAGCGGGCGCGGCGTGGCAGCGCTGCCGCTGTGGGCGGTGCAAAGCTACCTGGACCGGGGGTATGTGACGGCGCGGCCCATTGCGGTAGGGCCTGGCGACAAAGGCCTGCGCGGCGAGCTGCACGCCGCCTGCCTGCCCAGCCTGTCGGCCAAACCCTACCTGCAGGACTTTGTGCAGGTGACGCGCGAGACGAGTTTTGTGACGCTCAAGGGTGTGGAATTGCTGTGA
- the metE gene encoding 5-methyltetrahydropteroyltriglutamate--homocysteine S-methyltransferase codes for MSLTAPSPRRTVLTHTLGFPRMGAQRELKFALESFWRGDSTEAELQATAAQLRQLHWQAQADAGLGFVTVGDFALYDHVANHIQLLGCEPARFGFDGHTPELARYFAMARGVSAKVASAHAGCSAGCNAAHTPTHTTAGQPALEMTKWFDTNYHYLVPEFSAHTQFQLASERLFAEVAEAQALGHRVKAVLLGPLSFLWLGKSKTAGFDRFSLLAQLRPVYEAVLARLKTQGVEWVQIDEPILGLDLPDVWRHAFEPSYWQLARSAPKLLLTTYFSPLAENLRLACQLPVAGLHVDAVRAAEELVGVADWLPSHKVLSVGIVDGRNIWRTDLDAALQKLRPVADKHQGELWLAPSCSLLHVPFSLQAETQLDAEVKSWLAFAVEKLGELRVLSTALSQGEAAVDDELHAARTALAARRASPRVHRATVAARIAATAPGADQRASAFPARQKAQRARLKLPLLPTTTIGSFPQTAEIRAARAAFKRGALGAAHYQQKMQAEIALAVRKQEALGIDVLVHGEAERNDMVEYFGEQLDGFAFTANGWVQSYGSRCVKPPIIYGDVARPTPMTVTWTQYAQSLTAKPMKGMLTGPITILQWSFVRDDQPRATTADQIAWAIRDEVCDLEAAGIAIIQIDEPAIREGLPLRRAGWKSYLERATRAFRISASGVRNDTQIHTHMCYSEFNDILPAIAAMDADVITIETSRSDMELLQGFGDFRYPNEIGPGVYDIHSPRVPGVQEMAALLEKAAEVVPVEHLWVNPDCGLKTRGWPETEAALRHMVQAAQEVRERLLEEAALA; via the coding sequence ATGTCGCTCACCGCCCCATCCCCTCGCCGCACCGTGCTGACGCACACCCTGGGCTTTCCGCGCATGGGCGCACAGCGGGAGTTGAAATTCGCACTCGAATCCTTCTGGCGCGGCGACAGCACCGAGGCCGAGCTGCAGGCCACCGCCGCCCAGCTGCGCCAGTTGCACTGGCAGGCGCAGGCCGATGCGGGCCTGGGATTTGTGACCGTGGGCGACTTTGCGCTGTACGACCATGTGGCCAACCACATCCAACTGCTGGGCTGCGAGCCCGCCCGCTTTGGCTTTGATGGCCACACGCCCGAGCTGGCCCGCTACTTTGCGATGGCGCGGGGCGTATCGGCAAAAGTCGCCTCAGCCCATGCAGGCTGCAGCGCGGGCTGCAACGCAGCGCACACCCCCACACACACCACCGCAGGCCAGCCCGCGCTGGAAATGACCAAGTGGTTTGACACCAACTACCACTACCTCGTGCCCGAGTTCAGCGCCCACACCCAGTTCCAGCTGGCCAGCGAGCGCCTGTTTGCCGAAGTGGCCGAAGCCCAGGCGCTGGGCCACCGGGTCAAGGCCGTGCTGCTGGGGCCGCTGAGCTTTTTGTGGCTGGGTAAATCCAAAACGGCAGGTTTTGACCGCTTCAGCCTGCTCGCGCAACTGCGGCCCGTGTACGAAGCCGTGCTGGCGCGGCTCAAGACGCAGGGCGTGGAATGGGTGCAGATCGACGAGCCCATCCTGGGCCTGGACCTGCCCGATGTGTGGCGCCATGCCTTCGAGCCCAGCTACTGGCAACTCGCCCGCAGCGCACCCAAGCTGCTGCTGACCACCTACTTCTCGCCCCTGGCAGAAAACCTGCGCCTAGCCTGCCAGTTGCCCGTGGCGGGCCTGCATGTGGATGCCGTGCGGGCTGCGGAGGAACTGGTGGGCGTGGCGGACTGGTTGCCCTCGCACAAAGTGCTGTCGGTGGGTATCGTGGATGGCCGCAACATCTGGCGCACCGACCTGGATGCGGCGCTGCAAAAGCTGCGCCCTGTGGCCGACAAGCACCAGGGCGAGCTGTGGCTGGCGCCGTCGTGCTCGCTGCTGCATGTGCCGTTCAGCCTGCAGGCCGAGACGCAGCTGGACGCCGAGGTGAAATCCTGGCTGGCATTTGCCGTGGAAAAGTTGGGTGAGCTGCGCGTGCTCTCCACCGCCTTGTCGCAAGGCGAGGCGGCGGTGGACGACGAACTGCACGCCGCCCGCACGGCCCTGGCCGCGCGCCGTGCCAGCCCGCGTGTGCACCGCGCCACCGTGGCCGCCCGCATTGCCGCCACCGCGCCGGGCGCCGACCAACGCGCCAGCGCCTTCCCAGCCCGGCAAAAAGCCCAGCGTGCGCGTTTGAAGCTGCCGCTGCTGCCCACCACCACCATCGGCTCGTTCCCACAGACGGCCGAGATCCGCGCCGCACGCGCCGCCTTCAAGCGCGGCGCGCTGGGCGCAGCGCACTACCAACAGAAGATGCAGGCCGAAATTGCCCTGGCCGTGCGCAAGCAGGAAGCCCTGGGCATTGACGTGCTGGTGCACGGCGAAGCCGAGCGCAACGACATGGTCGAATACTTTGGCGAGCAGCTCGACGGCTTTGCCTTTACCGCCAACGGCTGGGTGCAAAGCTATGGCTCGCGCTGCGTGAAGCCGCCCATCATCTACGGCGACGTGGCCCGCCCCACGCCCATGACGGTGACCTGGACCCAATACGCGCAGAGCCTCACCGCCAAACCCATGAAAGGCATGCTCACCGGCCCCATCACCATCTTGCAATGGAGCTTTGTGCGCGACGACCAGCCCCGCGCCACCACGGCCGACCAGATCGCCTGGGCCATCCGCGACGAGGTGTGCGACCTGGAGGCCGCAGGCATCGCCATCATCCAGATTGACGAGCCCGCCATCCGCGAGGGCTTGCCGCTACGCCGCGCGGGGTGGAAGAGCTACCTGGAGCGCGCCACCCGCGCCTTCCGCATCAGTGCCAGCGGCGTGCGCAACGACACGCAGATCCACACCCACATGTGCTACAGCGAGTTCAACGACATCCTGCCCGCCATCGCGGCCATGGACGCCGATGTGATCACGATTGAAACGAGCCGCTCAGACATGGAACTGCTGCAGGGGTTCGGTGATTTCCGCTACCCCAACGAGATCGGCCCCGGCGTGTACGACATCCACTCGCCCCGGGTGCCAGGCGTACAGGAGATGGCCGCGCTTCTGGAGAAGGCTGCGGAGGTGGTGCCCGTGGAGCACCTGTGGGTGAACCCCGATTGCGGCCTCAAGACCCGGGGCTGGCCCGAGACCGAGGCCGCCTTGCGCCACATGGTCCAGGCAGCGCAGGAAGTGCGCGAGCGGCTGCTGGAGGAAGCGGCCCTGGCCTGA
- a CDS encoding MarR family winged helix-turn-helix transcriptional regulator, whose translation MTSAPDTTRAPASAPGFYSAEHYQVHQLQPENSVGYLMRKVMSSIRTQADAQLAIHGLTYAQWMPLFKLSLYEQTTVANLARDLETDPASMTRSLDRMEAKGLVVRERSTVDRRVVQLKLTAEGQRIAALVPPVLADVLNGHLSDFSHGEWQLLLSLLRRMLANGEALRQQRNADAD comes from the coding sequence ATGACTTCCGCCCCCGACACCACCAGAGCCCCAGCTTCTGCGCCCGGCTTTTACAGCGCCGAGCACTACCAAGTCCATCAGCTTCAGCCTGAAAACAGCGTGGGCTACCTGATGCGCAAGGTGATGTCGTCCATCCGCACCCAGGCCGATGCGCAGCTGGCCATACACGGGCTGACCTATGCCCAATGGATGCCGCTGTTCAAGCTGTCGCTTTACGAACAAACCACCGTGGCTAACCTGGCGCGTGACCTGGAGACCGACCCGGCCTCCATGACCCGGTCGCTGGACCGCATGGAAGCCAAGGGCTTGGTGGTGCGCGAGCGCTCCACGGTCGATCGGCGCGTGGTGCAGCTCAAGCTCACAGCCGAAGGCCAGCGCATTGCCGCGCTGGTGCCCCCGGTGCTGGCCGATGTGCTCAACGGCCACCTGAGCGACTTCAGCCACGGCGAGTGGCAACTGCTGCTGAGCCTGCTGCGCCGCATGCTGGCCAACGGAGAAGCACTGCGCCAACAGCGCAACGCAGACGCCGACTGA
- a CDS encoding efflux transporter outer membrane subunit, whose amino-acid sequence MNTPTNALPSTRSALLAHFAVSALALAAAIFLVGCASPGPSHTPLAQTTPAALGLNAATTDTVAPAQWWTTLGDAQLNTLIDQALKGSPSLAVSRARLEQAVALSQVREAANGPQATLGVDATRQRYTANGLVPAPVAGNTYNSGTVQASLSWSPDFFGQHAAELQAALGQARAAQADAAAAANTLAAQVGRSYVALARLVAQRDVAVRALEQREEQRKLTQERTAAGLDSQVELTQAQGAVPDARTQIEALEEQITLGRRQLAVLTGQAPDALPALTPRLAALQPTAVPDTLGADLLGRRPDVVAARWRVEAATQGVNSARSEFYPNINIGAFVGLNALGLDKLFNGSSRQMGVTPALRLPIFDGGRLRAQLGGRQAELDAAIAQYNGAVLDAVKEAGDAVASIQSLTRQQALQDDAVASAEKAYRFAQDRYRAGLGNYLVVLSTESQVLAQRRLAVDLRARQLDTRLVLMKALGGGWTDDTAG is encoded by the coding sequence GTGAACACCCCAACAAACGCCCTGCCCTCCACCCGCTCAGCCCTGCTGGCCCACTTCGCTGTGTCGGCATTGGCCCTGGCGGCAGCCATCTTCCTGGTCGGCTGCGCGAGCCCTGGCCCCAGCCACACGCCACTGGCGCAAACCACCCCAGCGGCCCTGGGCCTGAATGCGGCCACCACCGACACCGTTGCTCCCGCCCAGTGGTGGACCACGCTGGGCGACGCGCAGCTCAACACCTTGATCGACCAGGCCTTAAAAGGCAGCCCCAGCCTGGCCGTGAGCCGCGCCCGTCTGGAGCAAGCCGTAGCCCTGAGCCAGGTGCGCGAAGCCGCCAACGGCCCGCAGGCCACGCTGGGCGTGGACGCCACCCGCCAGCGCTACACCGCCAACGGCTTGGTGCCCGCGCCGGTGGCAGGCAACACCTACAACAGCGGCACCGTGCAGGCATCGCTGAGTTGGTCACCCGACTTTTTTGGCCAGCACGCCGCTGAACTGCAAGCCGCGCTGGGCCAGGCCCGCGCCGCCCAGGCCGATGCGGCCGCTGCCGCCAACACCCTGGCCGCCCAGGTGGGCCGCAGCTACGTGGCCCTGGCCCGGCTGGTGGCCCAGCGCGACGTGGCCGTGCGTGCGCTGGAGCAGCGTGAGGAACAGCGCAAACTCACCCAAGAGCGCACCGCCGCAGGCCTCGACAGCCAGGTCGAGCTGACCCAGGCCCAGGGCGCCGTGCCCGACGCCCGCACCCAGATCGAAGCACTGGAAGAGCAAATCACCCTGGGCCGCCGCCAGTTGGCCGTGCTGACCGGCCAGGCACCCGATGCCTTGCCTGCACTGACGCCCCGGCTCGCCGCGCTGCAACCCACTGCGGTGCCCGACACCCTGGGCGCAGACCTGCTGGGCCGCCGCCCCGACGTGGTGGCCGCGCGCTGGCGTGTGGAGGCCGCCACCCAGGGCGTGAACAGCGCGCGCAGTGAGTTCTATCCCAACATCAACATTGGCGCGTTTGTGGGCCTGAATGCGCTGGGGCTGGACAAGCTGTTCAACGGCAGCTCGCGCCAGATGGGCGTGACACCTGCGCTGCGCCTGCCCATTTTTGACGGTGGCCGCCTGCGCGCCCAATTGGGTGGCCGCCAGGCCGAGCTGGACGCCGCCATCGCCCAATACAACGGCGCCGTGCTCGATGCCGTGAAGGAAGCGGGCGATGCCGTGGCTTCCATCCAATCGCTTACCCGCCAGCAGGCACTGCAAGACGACGCTGTGGCCAGCGCTGAAAAAGCCTACCGTTTTGCGCAAGACCGCTACCGCGCGGGCCTGGGCAACTACCTGGTGGTACTGAGCACCGAAAGCCAGGTGCTGGCCCAACGCCGCCTGGCCGTTGACCTGCGGGCCCGCCAGCTGGACACGCGCCTGGTGCTGATGAAGGCATTGGGCGGCGGCTGGACGGACGACACGGCGGGATGA
- a CDS encoding HlyD family efflux transporter periplasmic adaptor subunit — protein sequence MTAAREPLTANEANTARRRGLTLIAAAVAIAALSWGGWHWANGRHIETTDNAYVAGNVVQITPQIGGTVVSIGADDTDFVKAGQLLVKLDPADARVALEQAEAQLAQAVREVRTLFANNSTLKAQVSLRSADLARAQADAARMQDDVTRRAPLMASGAVGKEEFQHANAQLTAAKSTVAAAQAAVVAAQEQLVASQTQTEGTSIEQHPNVQRAAARVREAYLAVQRAQLVAPLDGHVAKRGVQVGQRVQAGAPLMTLVPLNDLWVDANFKESQLQTLRIGQTAELEADVYGTKVVYHGTVTGLGAGTGAAFALLPAQNATGNWIKVVQRVPVRIALDPKEVAEHPLRVGLSMEVKVDTADQSGKSLADTQRTTPVAATTVFDEQFKAADNEVAHIIAANLGRKATAAVAAAPASIAKAASQGTAVPSHHASAPVQLSVQPAVPTPVVQ from the coding sequence ATGACCGCTGCCAGAGAACCCCTCACCGCCAACGAAGCCAACACCGCCCGCCGCCGGGGCCTCACCCTCATTGCCGCCGCTGTGGCCATCGCCGCCCTCAGCTGGGGCGGCTGGCACTGGGCCAACGGCCGCCATATCGAAACCACTGACAACGCCTACGTCGCAGGCAACGTGGTGCAAATCACGCCGCAGATCGGCGGCACGGTGGTGTCCATCGGTGCAGACGACACCGACTTTGTGAAGGCGGGCCAGTTGCTCGTCAAGCTGGACCCGGCCGACGCCCGCGTGGCGCTGGAGCAAGCCGAGGCCCAACTGGCGCAGGCCGTGCGCGAAGTGCGCACGCTGTTTGCCAACAACTCCACCCTCAAGGCCCAGGTGAGCCTGCGCAGCGCCGACCTGGCCCGCGCCCAGGCCGACGCCGCCCGCATGCAGGACGACGTGACCCGCCGCGCCCCGCTGATGGCCAGCGGCGCGGTGGGCAAGGAAGAATTCCAGCACGCCAACGCCCAACTGACTGCGGCCAAGAGCACCGTGGCCGCCGCCCAGGCCGCCGTGGTGGCCGCACAAGAGCAACTGGTGGCCAGCCAGACGCAGACCGAAGGCACGTCCATCGAGCAGCACCCCAATGTGCAACGCGCCGCTGCCCGCGTGCGCGAGGCCTACCTGGCCGTGCAACGCGCCCAACTCGTGGCACCGCTGGATGGCCATGTGGCCAAGCGCGGCGTGCAAGTGGGCCAGCGCGTGCAGGCCGGCGCCCCGCTGATGACGCTGGTGCCGCTGAACGACCTGTGGGTGGACGCGAACTTCAAGGAAAGCCAGCTGCAAACCCTGCGCATCGGCCAAACCGCCGAGCTGGAGGCCGACGTGTACGGCACCAAGGTGGTCTACCACGGCACCGTGACCGGCCTGGGTGCTGGCACAGGCGCGGCCTTTGCGCTGCTGCCTGCGCAAAACGCCACGGGCAACTGGATCAAGGTGGTGCAGCGCGTGCCCGTGCGCATTGCGCTGGACCCCAAGGAAGTGGCTGAGCACCCGCTGCGGGTGGGCCTGTCGATGGAAGTGAAAGTGGACACCGCCGACCAAAGCGGCAAGAGCCTGGCCGACACGCAGCGCACCACGCCCGTGGCGGCCACCACCGTGTTTGACGAGCAGTTCAAGGCTGCGGACAACGAAGTGGCCCACATCATTGCCGCCAATCTGGGCCGCAAGGCCACTGCGGCAGTCGCAGCGGCTCCAGCCAGCATCGCCAAGGCCGCCAGCCAGGGCACAGCAGTGCCAAGCCACCACGCATCGGCCCCCGTGCAATTGTCTGTACAACCCGCCGTGCCAACCCCTGTGGTGCAGTAA
- a CDS encoding DHA2 family efflux MFS transporter permease subunit, with the protein MTAANPTADHADQAPAKEAPAVAAPPGTPPGAPVAYPPLKGTALLLGTLSLSLATFMNVLDSSIANVSIPAIAGDLGVSPGQGTWVITSFGVANAISVPLTGWLTQRFGAVRLFTMSVLLFVLTSWLCGFASSLEMLVFFRVLQGLVAGPMIPLSQTLLLASYPRALAGTALALWGVTTLVAPVVGPLLGGWITDNVSWPWIFYINVPVGLLAGLLTWGIYHKRETPIRKLPIDTVGLTLLVLWVGALQLMLDKGKELDWFASGEIITMAVIAVVAFAVFLVWELTDKHPVVDLRLFKGRNFTFGALALSVAYALFFGNVVLLPLWLQQWMGYTATSAGMALAPVGVFAILLTPLVGKKVGQWDPRRMATGAFIVFSSVLWMRSQFTVQTDFIHILIPTLLQGAAMAFFFIPLTTLTLSGIAPERIPAAAGLSNFVRITAGAMGTSIATTLWESRAAMHHAHLTEGLVQGQGVFAQTLDGLVASGLTQMQALAQINRLIDQQAFTRAANDIFLGSAGLFLLLIALIWLTKRPARAGGAGAADAAGAH; encoded by the coding sequence ATGACTGCTGCCAACCCCACCGCAGACCACGCAGACCAGGCCCCCGCCAAGGAGGCCCCTGCAGTGGCTGCCCCCCCTGGGACACCACCAGGAGCGCCGGTAGCCTACCCACCGCTCAAGGGCACCGCCCTGTTGTTGGGCACGCTGTCGCTGTCGCTGGCCACGTTCATGAACGTGCTGGATTCGTCCATTGCCAACGTCTCCATCCCCGCCATTGCCGGTGACCTGGGCGTGAGCCCCGGCCAGGGCACCTGGGTCATCACCAGCTTTGGCGTGGCCAACGCCATCTCGGTGCCGCTCACGGGCTGGCTCACGCAGCGCTTTGGCGCGGTGCGCCTGTTCACCATGAGCGTGCTGCTGTTCGTGCTCACCTCCTGGCTGTGCGGTTTTGCGTCGTCGCTGGAGATGCTGGTCTTCTTCCGCGTGCTGCAAGGCCTGGTGGCCGGGCCGATGATTCCGCTGAGCCAAACCCTGCTGCTGGCCAGCTACCCGCGCGCCCTGGCAGGTACGGCGCTGGCGCTGTGGGGGGTGACTACGCTGGTCGCGCCCGTGGTCGGCCCGCTCTTGGGCGGGTGGATCACCGACAACGTCTCCTGGCCCTGGATCTTCTACATCAATGTGCCCGTGGGCCTGCTGGCCGGGTTGCTGACCTGGGGCATTTACCACAAGCGCGAGACCCCCATCCGCAAGCTGCCCATCGACACCGTGGGCCTGACGCTGCTGGTGCTGTGGGTGGGCGCGCTGCAGCTCATGCTCGACAAGGGCAAGGAGCTGGACTGGTTCGCCTCGGGCGAGATCATCACCATGGCGGTGATTGCCGTGGTGGCGTTTGCCGTCTTTTTGGTGTGGGAGCTGACGGACAAGCACCCCGTGGTGGACTTGAGACTCTTCAAGGGCCGCAACTTCACCTTTGGTGCGCTGGCGCTGTCGGTGGCCTATGCCCTGTTCTTCGGCAACGTGGTGCTGCTGCCGCTGTGGCTGCAGCAGTGGATGGGCTACACGGCAACCTCAGCAGGCATGGCGCTGGCGCCCGTGGGCGTGTTCGCCATCTTGCTCACACCCCTGGTCGGCAAAAAGGTAGGCCAGTGGGACCCCCGCCGCATGGCCACGGGTGCGTTCATCGTGTTCAGCTCGGTGCTGTGGATGCGTTCTCAGTTCACGGTGCAGACGGACTTCATCCACATCCTGATCCCCACCCTGCTGCAGGGTGCAGCCATGGCGTTCTTCTTCATCCCGCTGACCACGCTGACGCTGTCGGGCATTGCGCCAGAGCGTATTCCGGCAGCGGCGGGATTGTCGAACTTTGTGCGCATCACCGCTGGGGCCATGGGCACATCCATTGCCACCACGCTGTGGGAGAGCCGCGCCGCCATGCACCACGCGCATTTGACCGAAGGCTTGGTGCAGGGCCAGGGTGTGTTTGCACAAACGCTGGACGGCCTGGTGGCCTCGGGCCTCACGCAGATGCAGGCGCTGGCACAGATCAACCGGCTGATTGACCAGCAGGCGTTCACACGGGCGGCCAACGACATCTTTCTGGGCTCGGCAGGGCTGTTTCTGCTGCTGATCGCGCTGATCTGGCTTACCAAGCGCCCTGCGAGGGCGGGTGGCGCAGGCGCTGCCGATGCCGCCGGGGCTCACTGA
- a CDS encoding EF-hand domain-containing protein: MSPLISGLASVASMIFNASSSNAGKAPAARRPADTAEAGPASVVHLSSQAQALAGAAGKALTQSAQAVATAATGAGAAATGGAQGSGQGGSVSKQDFQSLLTQFGATEAQKEQLATGLDANKDGAISRDEFLQGLANTQGSKAGSELSQALMQVMDGAGNGGVASPGNGKGDGAVSAKEFAALTTAFAALEKKGVKTV, from the coding sequence ATGTCCCCCCTTATTTCTGGCTTGGCCTCCGTGGCCTCCATGATTTTCAACGCATCGTCCAGCAACGCAGGCAAAGCGCCCGCTGCGCGACGGCCTGCCGATACCGCAGAGGCAGGCCCCGCTTCGGTGGTGCACCTGAGCTCACAGGCCCAGGCGTTGGCGGGGGCGGCGGGCAAGGCGCTGACGCAAAGTGCGCAGGCGGTTGCTACGGCCGCCACAGGGGCGGGAGCCGCTGCTACGGGGGGCGCGCAGGGCTCGGGCCAGGGTGGCTCTGTCTCTAAGCAAGATTTTCAGTCGCTGCTCACCCAGTTTGGGGCCACCGAGGCACAGAAAGAGCAACTGGCCACCGGTCTGGATGCCAACAAAGACGGGGCCATTTCACGCGATGAGTTTTTGCAGGGGCTGGCCAATACGCAGGGCTCCAAAGCGGGCAGTGAGCTATCGCAAGCATTGATGCAGGTGATGGACGGCGCAGGCAACGGCGGCGTTGCCAGCCCCGGCAATGGCAAAGGTGATGGGGCCGTGAGCGCCAAGGAATTTGCCGCGCTGACCACGGCGTTTGCTGCGCTGGAGAAGAAGGGCGTGAAAACCGTTTAG
- a CDS encoding PH domain-containing protein encodes MGLLDAVMGNASKIDAQQIQQEFAKVLAPGEVVEHAYQLIRDYFVFTNKRLVLVDKQGMTGSKVEYHSLPYKSITHFSIETGGTFDLDAELKIWISGSATPFQKQFNKRLSIYEVQAVLASYVLK; translated from the coding sequence ATGGGATTGTTAGACGCCGTCATGGGCAACGCCTCCAAGATCGATGCGCAGCAGATCCAGCAGGAATTTGCCAAGGTGCTGGCACCGGGCGAGGTGGTGGAGCACGCCTACCAGCTCATTCGCGACTACTTTGTGTTCACCAACAAACGGCTGGTGCTGGTGGACAAGCAGGGCATGACGGGCAGCAAGGTGGAGTACCACTCGCTGCCGTACAAGAGCATCACCCATTTCAGCATTGAGACCGGGGGCACTTTCGATCTGGATGCAGAGTTGAAGATCTGGATCTCTGGCAGCGCCACCCCGTTCCAAAAGCAGTTCAACAAGCGGCTCAGCATTTACGAAGTGCAGGCGGTGCTGGCCAGCTATGTGCTGAAGTAG
- the map gene encoding type I methionyl aminopeptidase yields MLKKPHLIKSPADIAMARAAGRMAADVLHMIAEHVRPGVSTEALDRLCHDYIVNVQKAVPANVGYLGFPKTICTSLNHVVCHGIPSPGQVLREGDILNIDVAVIKDGWYGDTSRMYLVGAVSPLARRLVDTTLEAMQAGIAQVKPGATLGDVGHAIQTVAHRERFSVVREYCGHGIGKTYHEEPQVLHYGQRGQGLVLEPGMVFTIEPMINAGKRDTQELADGWTVVTRDRSLSAQWEHMVAVTETGHEVLTPWP; encoded by the coding sequence GTGCTGAAGAAACCCCACCTCATCAAATCCCCCGCAGACATTGCCATGGCCCGCGCCGCAGGGCGCATGGCGGCCGATGTGCTGCATATGATTGCCGAGCATGTGCGCCCCGGCGTGAGCACCGAGGCGCTGGACCGGCTGTGCCATGACTACATCGTCAATGTGCAAAAGGCGGTGCCTGCCAATGTGGGCTATCTGGGGTTTCCAAAGACGATCTGCACCTCGCTCAACCATGTGGTGTGCCACGGCATTCCGTCGCCAGGGCAGGTGTTGCGCGAGGGGGACATCCTGAACATCGATGTGGCCGTGATCAAGGACGGCTGGTATGGCGACACCAGCCGCATGTACCTGGTGGGCGCCGTGAGCCCGCTGGCGCGCCGCCTGGTGGACACCACGCTCGAAGCCATGCAGGCGGGCATTGCCCAGGTCAAGCCCGGCGCTACGCTGGGCGACGTGGGCCACGCCATCCAGACGGTGGCGCACCGCGAGCGCTTTAGCGTGGTGCGCGAATACTGCGGCCACGGCATTGGCAAGACCTACCACGAAGAGCCGCAGGTGCTGCACTACGGCCAGCGCGGCCAGGGGTTGGTGTTGGAGCCCGGCATGGTCTTCACCATCGAGCCCATGATCAACGCAGGCAAGCGCGACACCCAGGAGCTGGCCGACGGCTGGACCGTGGTGACGCGGGATCGATCGCTGTCTGCCCAGTGGGAGCACATGGTGGCGGTGACAGAAACGGGCCACGAGGTGCTGACGCCCTGGCCCTGA
- a CDS encoding DUF3309 family protein has protein sequence MSLSLILLIVLILILVGALPTWGHSRAWGYGPSGGIGLVVLILIVLLLMGKI, from the coding sequence ATGTCACTCTCCCTCATTCTTTTGATCGTCCTCATCCTCATTCTGGTGGGGGCATTGCCCACCTGGGGCCACAGCCGGGCATGGGGCTACGGGCCCAGCGGAGGCATCGGGCTGGTGGTGCTGATCCTGATCGTGCTGCTGCTGATGGGCAAGATTTAG